A window of the Oncorhynchus kisutch isolate 150728-3 linkage group LG12, Okis_V2, whole genome shotgun sequence genome harbors these coding sequences:
- the LOC109901126 gene encoding acid ceramidase, translating into MDKFCCILLVSLTGVSTQFIPPYTEECQTGMYPPKGPTFKGSVTWYTIDLDLPPSERWKLIMTDKKAELVTLIQAIRDLANALVPSGKLIDLVDKDLPLIVNTLPYPFNEEIKGIATASGVPLGEVVLFNIFYEVFTVCTSLVAEDSNGNLIHGRNMDFGLFMGWDMKNRSWLITEKLKPLVVNIDFQRGNKTIFKSTNFAGYVGMLTGIKPHAFTLTMNERFSLDGGYIGIVEWILGHRDGMWMSFLTRSVLENATSYEEAKNLLAQTKLLAPAYFILGGNQTGQGCVITRSRVLSLDIWEIELKLGRWYVLETNYDHWKEPLFLDNRRTPAMKCMNQTMQANISLKTVYDVLSTKPVLNKLTTYTTLMDVNEGKLESYIRDCPNPCMPW; encoded by the exons ATGGATAAGTTTTGTTGTATTCTCTTGGTGTCGTTAACTGGAGTATCGACACAGTTTATACCACCG TATACCGAAGAATGTCAGACGGGCATGTACCCTCCCAAAGGTCCAAC ATTCAAAGGGTCTGTCACCTGGTACACAATAGACCTGGATTTGCCCCCCAGCGAAAGATGGAAGCTAATCATGACTGACAAAAAAGCTGAG TTGGTCACCTTGATCCAAGCTATCAGGGATTTGGCAAATGCTTTGGTTCCTAGTGGGAAACTGATAGATTTGGTCGACAAGGACTTG CCTTTGATAGTGAACACCCTTCCCTACCCATTCAACGAGGAAATAAAAGGAATTGCGACCGCCTCCGGTGTTCCCCTTG GCGAGGTTGTCCTCTTCAACATCTTCTATGAGGTCTTTACGGTGTGCACTTCTCTAGTGGCAGAGGACTCAAATG GTAACCTTATCCATGGGCGGAATATGGACTTTGGACTATTCATGGG GTGGGACATGAAAAACAGGTCCTGGTTAATAACAGAGAAACTCAAGCCTCTGGTGGTCAACATCGACTTCCAGAGAGGCAACAAGACGATCTTCAAGTCCACTAACTTTGCCGGCTACGTGGGCATGTTGACTGGCATCAAGCCG CATGCTTTCACTCTGACCATGAATGAGCGCTTCAGCCTTGATGGCGGATACATCG GGATTGTGGAGTGGATCCTGGGGCATAGAGATGGGATGTGGATGAGTTTCCTCACTCGTTCCGTCTTAGAGAATGCTACCAG CTACGAGGAGGCAAAGAACCTTCTGGCCCAGACCAAGCTGCTGGCCCCGGCCTACTTCATCCTGGGAGGGAACCAGACGGGCCAGGGCTGTGTCATCACCCGCTCCAGAGTCCTCAGCCTCGACATCTGGGA GATTGAGCTGAAGCTGGGCCGCTGGTACGTTCTGGAAACCAACTATGATCACTGGAAGGAGCCTCTGTTCTTGGACAACCGAAGGACTCCAGCCATGAAGTGTATGAACCAGACCATGCAGGCA AACATCTCACTGAAGACGGTGTATGACGTGCTGTCGACAAAACCAGTCTTGAACAAG TTGACCACATACACCACGTTGATGGATGTGAACGAGGGCAAACTGGAATCCTACATCCGTGACTGCCCCAACCCCTGCATGCCCTGGTGA